One window of the Zea mays cultivar B73 chromosome 3, Zm-B73-REFERENCE-NAM-5.0, whole genome shotgun sequence genome contains the following:
- the LOC103650151 gene encoding uncharacterized protein, protein MALHFPQSSSQRCSPSPIPLLAELPLPTSHGARPYLLSLRLRLAGAPLCAQLCSRGPLLLHPARLLICVHARAKLPARRGSIPSSHARSASPSTRRALLVLCSTMEVAVPSSSARTPSCSLHALSSCAESFSSLPRHSVSCLLCSPTSATRWCSNSSAIVVLSTSARPWSCLSSLPMFCCRFEYHHCCVLRCVLTECFRLYLSTRACCWLALTLARLLVVTASHSLFVHRTSRVFAFVIELLNPSSLSRDFVVARALTRFVSSPARSRHNLVVVLCVIKKSQESGEDEASSVVFTKCTIKSSNILHDSSSIRQNYLVEEKIFSN, encoded by the coding sequence ATGGCACTTCATTTCCCCCAGTCGAGCTCCCAGCGCTGCAGCCCTTCCCCAATTCCTCTGCTCGCAGAGCTCCCTCTGCCTACTTCCCATGGCGCTCGTCCCTACCTGCTCAGCCTTCGGCTCCGGCTCGCCGGCGCTCCTCTTTGTGCCCAGCTGTGTTCGCGCGGACCTCTGCTCCTTCATCCCGCGCGCTTGCTTATCTGTGTCCACGCGCGCGCGAAGCTCCCTGCGCGCCGCGGCTCGATCCCTTCATCCCACGCGCGCTCTGCCTCTCCCTCAACCCGTCGTGCCCTGCTGGTTCTCTGCTCGACCATGGAAGTCGCGGTTCCCAGCTCCTCTGCCCGAACGCCATCATGTTCCCTGCATGCGTTGAGCTCCTGCGCCGAATCCTTTTCTAGCTTGCCGCGACACTCGGTGTCCTGCCTGCTTTGCTCACCCACGTCGGCTACTCGCTGGTGCTCCAACTCGTCAGCTATCGTTGTCCTATCTACGTCAGCGCGACCGTGGTCGTGTTTGTCGAGTTTGCCAATGTTCTGTTGCCGATTCGAATATCATCACTGTTGTGTGCTTCGCTGCGTGCTCACCGAGTGTTTTCGGTTGTATCTCAGCACTCGTGCTTGCTGTTGGCTCGCGTTAACGCTCGCGCGCCTGCTCGTTGTCACTGCGTCGCACTCGCTCTTCGTCCATCGGACTTCACGCGTGTTCGCGTTTGTCATCGAGCTGTTGAACCCGTCATCCCTTTCTCGTGACTTCGTCGTGGCTAGAGCCCTCACTAGATTCGTGTCCTCACCAGCTCGCTCTAGACACAATCTCGTCGTCGTTCTATGCGTCATCAAGAAATCCCAAGAATCAGGTGAAGACGAAGCCAGCAGCGTGGTGTTCACCAAGTGCACGATAAAAAGCTCGAACATCCTGCACGACTCAAGTTCAATTCGTCAAAATTATTTAGTCGAGGAGAAGATCTTTAGCAATTGA